From a single Pasteurella atlantica genomic region:
- the bamA gene encoding outer membrane protein assembly factor BamA — protein MKKLLLSSLLLANGVIASPFVVKDIRIDGVSPEIQRSILSKLPVRVGQRVTDRDLTNVVQQLYIQQRFDDVIAKREGNALVIEVVEKPFIADIEIVGNKIIPTKALKENLKANLIVKGEIYNAQKLKSFKDGLLEHYYSVGRYNAIVNTIVQRLANGQIKIKLDIKEDEVAYVKQIHFQGNKAFEEDELIKILDIQPDVSWWNIFSSSKYEQQVFKKDLDALRNFYLNRGYVKFAINDVKTDFSNNKKDVKLTYKISEGKQYKVSKVRVIGDTANLDNELNKILKEYKTGDIFRAKDIDALKSKLEYRLGEDGYGSAKIQMSFSFDEENNTVAIAYVVEAGKRIYVRRVRFEGNNVTADSTLRREMRQQEGTWLSTSAIATGKARLERTGFYEAVEMKTVNVPNTTDQVDVVYTITERNTGSINFSIGYGTGSGFTYQAGIKQKNFLGMGSTISLDGTRNDYSTTLRFGYEEPYFTKDGVSLGGDVYYSKYDYSKNGSSSGYKRTTLGIDGTLGFPVDEYNSYYLGLGATKDKINNVDREFTREKYVKAMDIKIPNGVEKYAKIKTTDFNFSFGWNYNSLDRGFMPTEGLQASFGGNVTIPGSDNKYYKLNTKFAHYYPLNREHSWVISSRLKLGYASGISGKEIPFFQTYSSGGIGSVRGFSYGSIGPNAIYLGKTTGKFDQLSNDIIGGNAMAVANLELIMPTPFVAQKYQHRVRTTLFVDAGTVWNTKWDAKKFNKNVPDYGDYKRFRASAGIGLQWNSPIGPLLLSYSKPLRKYKNDDVEQFQFSIGGSF, from the coding sequence ATGAAAAAATTATTACTTTCAAGTCTTTTGTTAGCAAATGGTGTAATTGCCTCACCTTTTGTTGTAAAAGATATACGTATTGATGGAGTTTCTCCTGAAATTCAACGTTCAATTCTTTCAAAATTGCCCGTAAGAGTTGGGCAAAGAGTAACGGATAGAGATCTTACTAATGTTGTTCAGCAATTATATATTCAACAACGTTTTGATGATGTAATTGCAAAACGAGAAGGGAATGCTTTAGTGATCGAAGTGGTTGAGAAACCATTTATTGCTGATATAGAAATAGTGGGAAATAAGATTATTCCAACAAAAGCATTAAAAGAAAACTTGAAAGCAAATTTAATTGTTAAGGGTGAAATTTATAATGCTCAAAAATTAAAATCTTTTAAAGACGGATTACTTGAACACTATTACTCTGTTGGTCGCTATAATGCAATAGTGAATACTATTGTTCAGCGATTAGCTAATGGTCAAATAAAAATAAAATTAGATATTAAAGAAGATGAAGTAGCTTATGTTAAGCAAATTCATTTTCAAGGAAATAAAGCTTTTGAGGAAGATGAATTAATTAAAATATTAGATATTCAACCAGATGTTTCTTGGTGGAATATTTTTTCAAGTAGTAAATATGAGCAGCAAGTTTTTAAAAAAGATTTAGATGCATTACGTAATTTTTACTTAAATCGTGGTTATGTTAAGTTTGCGATTAATGATGTTAAAACTGACTTTAGCAATAATAAAAAAGACGTTAAATTAACTTATAAAATTAGTGAAGGTAAACAGTATAAAGTTAGTAAGGTTCGTGTTATTGGCGATACGGCAAACTTAGATAATGAATTAAATAAAATTTTAAAAGAATATAAAACGGGTGATATTTTTCGAGCAAAAGATATTGATGCACTAAAATCTAAACTAGAGTATCGTTTAGGCGAAGATGGTTATGGTTCAGCAAAAATACAGATGTCTTTTTCTTTTGATGAAGAAAATAATACCGTTGCCATTGCTTATGTCGTAGAAGCAGGAAAGCGAATTTATGTTCGTCGTGTTCGTTTTGAAGGAAATAATGTGACAGCTGATTCAACGTTACGTCGTGAAATGCGTCAGCAAGAGGGTACTTGGTTGTCAACCAGTGCCATTGCAACAGGTAAAGCACGTTTAGAGCGAACTGGTTTTTATGAAGCTGTAGAAATGAAGACAGTAAATGTACCAAATACCACTGACCAAGTGGATGTAGTGTACACCATCACAGAGCGTAATACCGGAAGTATTAATTTTAGTATTGGCTATGGTACTGGTAGTGGTTTTACATATCAGGCTGGAATTAAACAGAAAAATTTCTTAGGTATGGGATCAACAATTAGCCTAGATGGAACACGTAATGATTATAGTACAACATTGCGATTTGGTTATGAAGAACCTTATTTCACGAAAGATGGAGTAAGTTTAGGGGGAGATGTTTATTATAGTAAGTATGACTATTCTAAAAATGGATCATCTTCAGGCTATAAAAGAACAACTTTAGGAATTGATGGTACTTTAGGATTTCCTGTTGATGAATATAATAGTTACTATTTAGGTCTTGGTGCAACTAAAGATAAAATTAATAATGTTGATCGTGAATTTACACGTGAAAAATATGTAAAAGCGATGGATATTAAGATACCAAATGGTGTTGAAAAATATGCAAAAATTAAAACAACAGATTTTAACTTTAGTTTTGGCTGGAATTATAATAGTTTAGATCGAGGCTTTATGCCAACCGAAGGCTTGCAAGCAAGTTTCGGTGGTAATGTAACTATTCCTGGATCAGATAATAAGTACTATAAATTAAATACTAAATTTGCACATTATTATCCATTAAATAGAGAACATAGTTGGGTCATTAGTTCTCGTTTAAAACTTGGTTATGCGAGTGGTATTAGTGGTAAGGAAATTCCATTCTTCCAAACATATAGTTCAGGTGGAATAGGTTCTGTTCGAGGTTTTTCTTATGGTTCTATTGGTCCTAATGCAATTTACTTAGGAAAAACAACGGGTAAATTTGATCAATTATCTAATGATATCATTGGTGGTAATGCAATGGCAGTGGCGAATTTAGAACTAATTATGCCAACGCCATTTGTAGCACAGAAATATCAGCATAGAGTAAGAACGACATTGTTTGTAGATGCAGGAACCGTTTGGAACACCAAATGGGATGCTAAGAAATTCAATAAAAATGTGCCAGACTATGGTGATTACAAACGATTTAGAGCTTCTGCGGGAATTGGGTTACAATGGAATTCACCAATTGGACCATTATTGTTATCTTATTCAAAACCGTTACGCAAGTATAAAAATGATGATGTAGAACAATTCCAATTTAGTATTGGTGGTTCGTTCTAA
- a CDS encoding OmpH family outer membrane protein: MKKVFKIASVVASLVIVVNTASAEDKIGFVTPQFVIQNHPLFAESSDFSKKVQQERKALEIEDQRLSEEEKSLVAQAEELKKEEKKVIEQIKEKREALSKQAPRLRSKEIKKRQEAIATLANAFEKKAQAFNKKEVAFREKVINYRKKSKEVGQTLAMEEAKVRSQIIKQIDGKIKEIAEDKGYTIILNANSVVFASEKENNLDEEVLKAVGGTMPKLPAKK; this comes from the coding sequence ATGAAAAAAGTATTTAAAATCGCTAGCGTTGTAGCAAGCTTAGTCATTGTAGTAAATACAGCAAGCGCTGAAGATAAGATTGGTTTTGTTACACCACAGTTTGTTATTCAAAACCATCCTTTATTTGCAGAATCTTCTGATTTCTCGAAAAAAGTGCAACAGGAAAGAAAAGCTCTTGAAATTGAAGATCAGAGATTATCTGAAGAAGAGAAATCATTAGTTGCTCAAGCAGAAGAATTGAAAAAAGAAGAAAAAAAAGTTATTGAACAAATAAAAGAAAAAAGAGAAGCGTTGAGTAAACAAGCGCCAAGACTTCGTAGTAAAGAGATTAAAAAACGTCAAGAAGCGATTGCCACATTAGCCAATGCATTTGAAAAGAAAGCACAAGCATTTAATAAAAAAGAGGTAGCATTTAGAGAAAAAGTGATTAATTACCGTAAAAAATCAAAAGAAGTTGGTCAAACTCTAGCAATGGAAGAAGCAAAAGTTCGTAGTCAAATTATTAAACAAATTGATGGTAAGATTAAAGAAATAGCTGAAGACAAAGGTTATACAATAATTTTAAATGCAAATTCGGTTGTGTTTGCTTCTGAAAAAGAAAATAATTTGGATGAAGAAGTTCTTAAAGCAGTAGGTGGAACAATGCCTAAATTACCAGCTAAAAAATAA
- the lpxD gene encoding UDP-3-O-(3-hydroxymyristoyl)glucosamine N-acyltransferase, giving the protein MEKFLLGYLTNQIGGSLRGNADLVISGIAPFKNAKKEHITFISNPKFRTQLKESQAGAIIVSRNDVEFCSESQNLIIVEDPYVAYALLAQCMDTTPKSAQSIEPSAVIASNVVLGENVSIGANAVIEEGVTLGDGVIIGAGCFIGKHTQIGKNTQLWANVSVYHNVQIGENCLIQSATVIGSDGFGYANSKGKWIKIPQTGGVIIGNNVEIGACTCIDRGALDSTVIEDNVIIDNLCQIAHNVHIGTGTAIAGGVIMAGSLKVGRYCLIGGASAINGHMEICDGVTITGMSMVIRSITEKGTYSSGMPVQPNTQWRKTATLMMNIDGINKRLKSIEKQKLSIEEDN; this is encoded by the coding sequence ATGGAAAAATTTCTTTTAGGTTATTTAACTAATCAAATCGGTGGTTCTCTTCGGGGAAACGCCGATTTGGTGATCTCAGGTATTGCACCTTTTAAAAATGCAAAGAAAGAGCATATTACATTTATTTCAAATCCTAAGTTTCGTACTCAGTTAAAAGAAAGTCAAGCTGGTGCAATTATTGTTAGCCGAAATGATGTTGAATTTTGCTCAGAAAGTCAGAATTTAATCATAGTTGAAGATCCTTATGTTGCCTATGCATTATTAGCACAATGTATGGATACAACACCAAAATCAGCTCAAAGCATAGAACCTAGTGCAGTAATTGCATCCAATGTTGTTTTAGGTGAAAACGTTTCAATTGGTGCAAATGCCGTTATTGAAGAAGGTGTAACACTTGGAGATGGCGTAATTATTGGTGCTGGTTGTTTTATTGGTAAACATACTCAAATTGGTAAAAATACTCAACTGTGGGCAAATGTGTCGGTTTATCATAATGTTCAAATTGGTGAAAATTGTCTAATACAGTCTGCTACGGTAATTGGTAGTGATGGCTTTGGTTATGCAAATAGTAAAGGGAAATGGATTAAAATCCCACAAACTGGTGGTGTAATTATTGGAAATAATGTTGAAATAGGTGCTTGTACTTGTATTGATCGAGGAGCATTAGATTCAACAGTAATTGAAGATAATGTTATTATTGATAACCTATGTCAGATAGCCCATAATGTACACATTGGTACAGGTACTGCAATTGCAGGCGGTGTGATAATGGCAGGAAGTTTAAAAGTAGGACGTTACTGCTTAATTGGTGGGGCAAGTGCTATTAATGGGCATATGGAGATCTGTGATGGTGTGACTATTACGGGTATGAGTATGGTTATTCGCTCAATCACTGAGAAAGGAACTTACTCATCTGGTATGCCAGTACAACCAAATACACAATGGCGAAAAACAGCTACTTTAATGATGAATATTGATGGAATAAATAAACGTCTGAAAAGTATTGAAAAACAAAAATTAAGTATTGAAGAGGACAATTGA
- the fabZ gene encoding 3-hydroxyacyl-ACP dehydratase FabZ, which yields MEQQSRESRIIETTEIMKLLPHRYPFLLVDRVIDFEEGKWITAIKNVTANEPCFTGHFPKQPIFPGVLIMESLAQAMGILAFKTHQLEGGEIFYFAGINNARFKKPVLPGDQMKLQVNILKEMRGVIRFTGTVTVEGKTVCEAELMCARRQS from the coding sequence ATGGAACAACAAAGTAGAGAGTCTAGAATTATTGAAACAACAGAGATAATGAAACTTCTACCACATCGTTACCCTTTTTTATTGGTTGATAGAGTTATTGATTTTGAAGAAGGAAAATGGATTACAGCAATAAAAAATGTGACGGCGAATGAACCTTGTTTTACAGGTCATTTTCCTAAACAACCTATTTTTCCAGGTGTGTTAATTATGGAGTCTCTTGCTCAAGCAATGGGAATTTTAGCATTTAAAACACACCAATTAGAAGGTGGTGAAATATTTTATTTTGCAGGAATTAATAATGCTCGTTTTAAAAAACCAGTATTGCCTGGAGATCAAATGAAATTACAGGTTAACATTTTAAAAGAAATGCGAGGAGTAATTCGTTTTACTGGTACTGTAACCGTTGAAGGAAAAACAGTCTGTGAAGCAGAATTAATGTGTGCTCGTCGTCAATCCTAA
- a CDS encoding alanine/glycine:cation symporter family protein, protein MNFKKMMAFLVLLLPLSASAESWLTTLSHNVDSTMATVFGPFVSTIFYSVDINGTSFLLIAGWLLVAALIFSFYFGFVQFRKFGLAIDILRGKYTNPDKKEAGEVSHFQALTTALSGTVGLGNIAGVGAALAIGGPGATFWMIIVGLLGMASKFVECTLGVKYRTILPSGVVSGGPMYYLSQGLKERGFGGLGKFLAVGFAIMVILGSLGGGNMFQANQAHAMLNYAFGVPAEYGVVTGIILAALTFSVIFGGMPSISSVTEKLVPWMAFLYIAMSLFVIGSNVDHIGPAFSSIIDGAFSADGVTGGFIGALIQGLKRATFSNEAGVGSAAIAHSAVKTDEPITEGLVSLLEPLIDTVVICTMTALVITIAGQNTAPFDGSGLTGVQLTAESFTHTADWFKYPLAVAVILFAFSTMISWSYYGLKGWTYLVGEGANKEMVYKIVFCLFVVIGATVKFGFVIDFSDAAIFAMSIFNIIGLYFLMPVVKKEFVSFVARVKSGEIKKYK, encoded by the coding sequence ATGAACTTTAAAAAAATGATGGCATTTTTAGTGCTATTACTTCCCCTTTCTGCTAGTGCAGAATCTTGGCTTACAACATTAAGTCATAATGTTGATAGTACGATGGCTACTGTTTTTGGTCCTTTTGTTAGCACCATCTTCTATTCAGTAGATATTAATGGAACAAGTTTCTTATTAATTGCAGGCTGGTTACTTGTTGCAGCATTGATCTTTTCTTTCTATTTCGGCTTCGTTCAATTTCGTAAATTTGGTTTAGCAATTGATATTTTACGTGGTAAATACACGAATCCAGATAAAAAAGAAGCTGGTGAAGTTAGTCACTTTCAAGCATTAACCACAGCTCTTTCTGGAACGGTTGGTTTAGGTAATATTGCGGGTGTGGGTGCAGCTCTTGCTATTGGTGGTCCAGGTGCAACATTTTGGATGATTATAGTAGGTCTTTTAGGAATGGCTTCTAAATTTGTGGAATGTACTCTTGGGGTTAAATACCGTACTATTTTACCTTCAGGTGTAGTTTCTGGCGGTCCAATGTACTACTTAAGCCAAGGCTTAAAAGAACGTGGTTTTGGTGGTTTAGGTAAATTCCTTGCTGTTGGTTTTGCTATTATGGTTATCTTAGGTTCGTTAGGTGGCGGTAATATGTTCCAAGCAAACCAAGCACACGCAATGTTAAATTATGCCTTTGGCGTTCCTGCTGAATATGGTGTAGTAACTGGTATTATTTTAGCTGCTCTTACATTCTCTGTTATCTTCGGTGGTATGCCATCAATTTCTTCAGTAACTGAAAAGCTTGTACCTTGGATGGCATTTTTATATATCGCGATGTCTCTTTTTGTTATTGGCTCAAACGTCGATCATATTGGTCCTGCTTTCTCATCTATTATTGATGGTGCATTCTCAGCGGATGGTGTAACTGGTGGTTTTATCGGTGCATTAATTCAAGGTTTAAAACGTGCGACATTCTCTAATGAAGCAGGAGTTGGTTCAGCGGCAATTGCTCACTCAGCAGTTAAAACAGATGAACCTATTACAGAAGGATTAGTTTCATTACTTGAACCATTAATTGATACTGTTGTTATCTGTACAATGACTGCTTTAGTTATCACTATTGCAGGACAAAATACAGCACCATTTGATGGTTCTGGTTTAACTGGTGTTCAATTAACCGCTGAATCATTTACTCATACTGCAGATTGGTTTAAATATCCATTAGCTGTTGCTGTTATCTTATTTGCATTCTCAACTATGATTTCGTGGTCTTACTATGGTCTTAAAGGCTGGACTTACTTAGTGGGTGAAGGCGCGAATAAAGAAATGGTTTATAAAATTGTTTTCTGTTTATTCGTTGTTATCGGTGCAACTGTTAAGTTTGGTTTTGTTATCGACTTCTCTGATGCCGCAATTTTTGCAATGTCTATCTTTAACATCATTGGTCTTTACTTTTTAATGCCTGTTGTTAAAAAAGAATTTGTATCTTTTGTCGCTCGAGTGAAATCTGGTGAGATTAAAAAATATAAATAA
- the lpxA gene encoding acyl-ACP--UDP-N-acetylglucosamine O-acyltransferase has translation MQLIHRTAKISPLAIIEEGAIIGESVEIGAYTIIGKNVEIRARTKIHSHVIINGHTQIGKENEIYQFATIGEKNQDLKYKDEPTRTIIGDRNRIRESVTIHRGTVQGGGVTKIGDDNLLMINTHIAHDCQIGNRCILANNATLGGHVTLNDFVIVGGMSAIHQFVVIGSHVMLGGGSIVVQDIPPYVMAQGNHARPFGVNFEGLKRRGFEKATMHAIRNVYKLIYRSGKKVEEVQQDIEHYAKTEAAISLFLDFFKNSTRGIIR, from the coding sequence ATGCAATTAATTCATCGTACGGCTAAAATTAGTCCATTGGCTATTATTGAAGAAGGTGCAATAATTGGAGAAAGCGTCGAAATTGGTGCATATACAATCATTGGTAAGAATGTAGAGATTAGAGCAAGAACTAAAATTCATTCTCATGTCATTATTAATGGTCATACTCAGATTGGTAAAGAAAATGAAATTTATCAATTTGCAACAATAGGTGAGAAAAATCAAGACCTTAAATATAAAGATGAACCCACTAGAACAATCATTGGTGATCGTAATCGTATTCGTGAAAGTGTGACTATTCATAGAGGTACTGTACAAGGTGGTGGAGTGACTAAGATTGGTGATGATAATTTATTAATGATCAATACTCATATAGCACATGATTGTCAAATTGGAAATCGTTGTATTCTTGCAAATAATGCTACTCTTGGTGGGCACGTAACTCTTAATGATTTTGTTATTGTAGGTGGAATGTCAGCAATACATCAATTTGTTGTAATTGGCTCACACGTAATGCTTGGTGGTGGTTCTATTGTTGTTCAAGATATTCCTCCTTATGTAATGGCACAAGGAAATCACGCACGTCCATTTGGTGTAAACTTTGAAGGCTTGAAGCGTCGAGGCTTTGAAAAAGCAACAATGCATGCAATTCGGAATGTATATAAATTGATTTATCGCAGTGGAAAAAAAGTAGAAGAAGTGCAACAGGATATTGAACATTATGCTAAAACAGAAGCTGCAATTAGCCTATTTTTAGATTTCTTTAAAAACTCAACTCGTGGAATTATTCGATAA